The window GAATCAGCATCTTCAATGTGCAGTAACCGAAAAATCTGGTATACGATTGTTGCAGCAAGATACGTGGGAAACATTAATTTCTTTTATTATATCTCAGAATAAACACATAACCCATATTAAGCAGTTGATTGAAGACTTATCCAAAGCATATGGCACTTACATAGCCACTGTTGATGGCGTGAACTATTATACCTTTCCAACAGCTATGCAATTATCATCTGCTAAAGAAAAAGACTTAAGAGCCCTTAAAGTAGGCTTTCGTGCACCATATATCATTGATGCTCGTGAGAAGGTCTTAAAAGGAGAAGTTGATCTGAATGCCTTGGGTGATCGGCCTATAGATGATGCCAAAAGAGATTTGATGACAATTAAAGGGGTAGGACCGAAAGTGGCTGATTGTGTGCTCTTATTTGGTGCCATGCGTTATGAAGTGTTTCCCGTTGATGTATGGGTGAAACGTGTTATGGAGCATTTCTATTTTAATGAAGAAACGAAAATAAACCTGATTCATGATTATGCGATGAAAGCGTATGGTGACTTGGCTGGATTTGCTCAGCAGTATCTTTTTTACTATGCTCGAGATTTTCAGATTGGAAAAAGAAAAAATAGTATGGAAACGTGAATAATTTAAAACATTGGTGGTGAGAATATAGAAAGGCTTGACACGAAGTGCTGCTTAAGGTTTCGCCATGTAATGGATAGAACATAAATCAAGGTAAAAAAAATGAAAAAAAGAGTAAATTGGAGAAAATGGAAGTAAAAATGAGTATTCATGAGCAAATGAAAGTTAATCCATGATAATGGTGGAAATTGACATTTGCATTTAGCGGCCTATTTTAATAAGATATACCTTGAGATTAGCACTCGATTCGAGAGAGTGCTAACAATCAAAAAATGAATGAAAAAAATAAGTTTATTATAAGGAGGTAAACACATGAAATTAGTACCTTTAGGAGACAGAGTAGTTTTAAAACAATTAGAAGCTGAGCAAGTGACAAAATCAGGTATCGTATTACCTAGCGGCGCAAAAGAGAAACCACAAGAAGCAGAAGTTATAGCAGTTGGACCAGGCGGCATAGTGGATGGTAAAGAAGTAGCCATGGAAGTAAAAGTTGGCGATAAAGTGATCTATTCAAAATATGCAGGAACAGAAGTAAAGCTTGAAAATAACGATTACATCATTGTTAAGCAAAACGACATCTTAGCAGTTGTAGAATAAATTGGAGATAAATTAAATATAAGGAGGCTACATAATGGCTAAAGAAATTAAATTCGGAGCAGAAGCAAGAGCAGCATTAGAAGCTGGTGTGAACCAGTTAGCAAATACAGTACGTGTAACACTGGGACCAAAAGGAAGAAATGTTGTTTTAGATAAAAAATTTGGTACACCACTTATTACCAATGATGGTGTAACCATTGCAAAAGAAGTTGAATTAGAAGATGCCTTTGAAAACATGGGCGCACAACTTGTAAAAGAGGTTGCTACAAAAACCAATGACGTAGCAGGTGATGGTACAACAACAGCAACGCTACTTGCACAATCCATGATTCAAGAAGGTATCAAGAACATTGCTGCTGGTGCTAACCCAATCATTCTTCGTCGAGGTATGAAAGTGGCAACAACAACTGCTGTTGAAGCCATTAAAAGTGAAAGCAGTACATTAACAGGAAAAGATCAAATTGCAAAAGTTGCAGCAATCTCTGCTGGTGATGAAGCAGTTGGTCAATTAATTGCAGACGCAATGGAAAAAGTATCGAACGACGGTGTTATTACCATTGAAGAATCCAAATCCATGGAAACAGAGCTTGATCTTGTAGAAGGTATGCAATTTGATAGAGGATATTTATCACCTTATATGGCTACTGATATGGATAAAATGGTGGCAGACCTTGATAACCCATATGTGTTAATCACAGATAAAAAAATCAGTAATATCCAAGAGATTCTACCTATTCTTGAGCAAATCATTCAATCAGGTGCTAAATTACTTATTATCGCTGAAGATGTTGAAGGTGAAGCACTTGCTACATTAGTACTCAACCGTTTAAGAGGTACATTCAATGTGGTTGCTGTAAAAGCGCCAGGATTTGGTGATAGAAGAAAAGCAATGCTTCAAGATATCGCTATTTTAACAGGTGGAACAGTGATTTCTGAAGAAGTAGGTCTTGACTTAAAAGAAGCTACAATGGATATGTTAGGTCAAGCAAAATCTGTAAAAGTTCAAAAAGAAAATACAATCATTGTTGATGGTTCCGGTTCAAAAGGCGACATTGATGCACGTGTGGCTCAAATCAGAACACAGATTGAAGAAACAACTTCTGAGTTTGATAAAGAAAAACTTCAAGAAAGATTAGCGAAGTTAGCAGGCGGTGTTGCTGTGATTAAAGTAGGTGCAGCGACAGAGACTGAAATGCAAGAGAAGAAACTTCGTATGGAAGATGCACTTGCAGCAACAAGAGCGGCAGTTGAAGAAGGTATCGTTGCAGGTGGTGGCGCATCTTACATCCACGCATCTAAGAAGGTAGCTGAATTACTTGATCAATTAGAAGGCGATGAGAAAACAGGAGTTAAGATTATCCTTAAGGCTCTTGAATCTCCACTTCGTCAAATTGTTGTTAACGCAGGACTTGAAGGTTCAGTAGTGGTTAATAAAGTAAAAGAAGCAGCAGAAAAAGTTGGTTTCGATGCCCTTACAGAAGAATATGTTGACATGGTTGCTACGGGTATTATTGACCCAACAAAAGTGACAAGAAGCGCTCTTCAAAATGCAACTTCCGTGGCTTCAACATTATTAACAACAGAGTCTGTTGTAGCAGATATAAAAGAAGACGAACCAGCTATGCCTCCAATGGGCGGAGCACCAGGAATGGGCATGATGTAATCATAAATTGATTGAAAAGAGGGTATGCAATGCCCTCTTTTTTTGAACCCATCTTTTTTATTAATAAAAGTATAAGAACTTTCACTCTAATTAACATCCGTCCATTTGGGAAAAGGGACGGAAAATCCTTTTTTGGGTTGTAATTTTCAACAAAGATTGTGATGAAAGCGAGGGGAAATTTCTATATGTCTGATAGGTTGGATTTTAGGTTTGGTGTTGTATCCTAGAGAAGGTTGTTATATAATGTATATAATTAGTGAATATGTAGGTATATTCCTATAAGGTAATGGTGACAAACGTGCTTTTACCATACAGAGAACTAGGAGGAATAATATGGGTGATATTTTTAATGAGCAGTTGGTAGAAAAAAAGAACACACTTAAAGATAATATGATAAAAGCAGGTATTATTGTTGGTGCCTTATTGGTTATTTTAGTGAGTTCCATGATTAAATTTTTAGTAGGCTTTATCATGCCAATTACACTTGTTGTCATTTTTGGAGCTGTTTTTTTAATGAGACGGTTGAATATTGAGTTTGAGTATGTTTTTACAAGTGGTGATTTAGATATTGATAAGATATTTAATAAAAATAAGCGTAAGCGTTTTATAACTGTTGATGTGAGGAAATTTGAG is drawn from Vallitalea pronyensis and contains these coding sequences:
- a CDS encoding DNA-3-methyladenine glycosylase family protein — its product is MEYIVDRGNIVIHSASDFDIEHILECGQCFRFYKIGEKNYRVIAQSRILEVTQMHKKVILHHTTEEDFLHIWRTYFDLKRDYSAIKQKLGKMNQHLQCAVTEKSGIRLLQQDTWETLISFIISQNKHITHIKQLIEDLSKAYGTYIATVDGVNYYTFPTAMQLSSAKEKDLRALKVGFRAPYIIDAREKVLKGEVDLNALGDRPIDDAKRDLMTIKGVGPKVADCVLLFGAMRYEVFPVDVWVKRVMEHFYFNEETKINLIHDYAMKAYGDLAGFAQQYLFYYARDFQIGKRKNSMET
- the groES gene encoding co-chaperone GroES; this translates as MKLVPLGDRVVLKQLEAEQVTKSGIVLPSGAKEKPQEAEVIAVGPGGIVDGKEVAMEVKVGDKVIYSKYAGTEVKLENNDYIIVKQNDILAVVE
- the groL gene encoding chaperonin GroEL (60 kDa chaperone family; promotes refolding of misfolded polypeptides especially under stressful conditions; forms two stacked rings of heptamers to form a barrel-shaped 14mer; ends can be capped by GroES; misfolded proteins enter the barrel where they are refolded when GroES binds); this encodes MAKEIKFGAEARAALEAGVNQLANTVRVTLGPKGRNVVLDKKFGTPLITNDGVTIAKEVELEDAFENMGAQLVKEVATKTNDVAGDGTTTATLLAQSMIQEGIKNIAAGANPIILRRGMKVATTTAVEAIKSESSTLTGKDQIAKVAAISAGDEAVGQLIADAMEKVSNDGVITIEESKSMETELDLVEGMQFDRGYLSPYMATDMDKMVADLDNPYVLITDKKISNIQEILPILEQIIQSGAKLLIIAEDVEGEALATLVLNRLRGTFNVVAVKAPGFGDRRKAMLQDIAILTGGTVISEEVGLDLKEATMDMLGQAKSVKVQKENTIIVDGSGSKGDIDARVAQIRTQIEETTSEFDKEKLQERLAKLAGGVAVIKVGAATETEMQEKKLRMEDALAATRAAVEEGIVAGGGASYIHASKKVAELLDQLEGDEKTGVKIILKALESPLRQIVVNAGLEGSVVVNKVKEAAEKVGFDALTEEYVDMVATGIIDPTKVTRSALQNATSVASTLLTTESVVADIKEDEPAMPPMGGAPGMGMM
- a CDS encoding DUF6106 family protein, whose product is MGDIFNEQLVEKKNTLKDNMIKAGIIVGALLVILVSSMIKFLVGFIMPITLVVIFGAVFLMRRLNIEFEYVFTSGDLDIDKIFNKNKRKRFITVDVRKFEIMAPIDSKEHARALSNYQKVVDCSSGIKKDNTYAAMVVRNGKREKLILEPNEKMLSAIKKYIPRKVMAS